A window of Jannaschia sp. M317 contains these coding sequences:
- the coaD gene encoding pantetheine-phosphate adenylyltransferase — MRTALYPGTFDPITKGHIDIIKRACTLVDRLVIGVAINRDKGPMFTLEERVAMVEAEAAYWSDRTGTEIVAHPFENLLINCAREVGAQMIVRGLRAVADFEYEYQMVGMNRVLDDQIETVFLMAEAQHQAIASKLVKEIARLGGDVSAFVTPAVNQALSERFAR; from the coding sequence ATGCGCACAGCCCTCTATCCCGGGACGTTTGACCCGATCACCAAGGGTCACATCGATATCATCAAGCGGGCCTGCACCTTGGTCGACCGGCTGGTGATCGGCGTGGCGATCAATCGCGACAAGGGGCCGATGTTCACCCTGGAAGAACGCGTGGCCATGGTCGAGGCAGAAGCCGCCTATTGGTCGGACCGCACCGGGACCGAAATCGTCGCCCATCCGTTCGAGAACCTGCTGATCAATTGCGCCCGCGAGGTCGGTGCCCAGATGATCGTGCGCGGCCTGCGCGCGGTGGCGGACTTCGAATACGAGTATCAGATGGTGGGCATGAACCGCGTGCTTGACGACCAGATCGAAACGGTCTTTCTGATGGCCGAGGCCCAGCATCAGGCGATTGCGTCCAAGCTGGTCAAGGAAATCGCGCGCCTGGGCGGCGATGTTTCCGCCTTTGTGACGCCCGCGGTAAATCAGGCCCTGTCGGAGCGATTTGCGCGGTAG
- the ilvN gene encoding acetolactate synthase small subunit encodes MSPLKLKKGSTSHSAYNLRPTFSDVQERHTLAVLVDNEAGVLARVIGLFSGRGYNIESLTVAEVDHAGHLSRITVVTTGTPQVIEQIKAQLGRIVPVHDVHDLTVEGNPVERELALFKVQGAGEHRIEALRLAEIFRANVVDSTLDSFVFEITGDVGKIDAFADLMRPIGLVEMARTGVAALSRGATS; translated from the coding sequence ATGTCCCCGCTGAAACTCAAAAAGGGCTCTACCAGCCATTCTGCCTACAACCTCCGCCCGACCTTCTCGGACGTGCAGGAACGTCACACGCTGGCCGTTCTCGTCGATAACGAAGCGGGGGTCCTTGCGCGTGTCATCGGGCTGTTCTCGGGGCGCGGCTACAACATCGAAAGCCTGACCGTGGCCGAGGTCGACCACGCCGGGCACCTGTCGCGGATCACGGTCGTCACCACCGGCACGCCCCAGGTGATCGAACAGATCAAGGCGCAGCTGGGCCGCATCGTGCCAGTCCACGATGTCCATGACCTCACGGTCGAGGGCAATCCGGTCGAACGGGAACTGGCGCTGTTCAAGGTTCAGGGCGCGGGCGAGCACCGGATCGAGGCGCTGCGGCTGGCCGAGATCTTCCGCGCCAACGTCGTGGATTCGACGCTCGACAGCTTTGTCTTCGAAATCACGGGTGACGTGGGCAAGATCGACGCCTTCGCTGACCTGATGCGCCCGATTGGCCTGGTTGAGATGGCCCGCACCGGTGTCGCCGCCCTGTCGCGCGGCGCGACCAGCTAG
- a CDS encoding acetolactate synthase 3 large subunit, with translation MSKQMTGAQMVVKALKDQGVDTVFGYPGGAVLPIYDEIFQQNDIRHFLVRHEQAAVHAAEGYARSTGKPGVALVTSGPGATNAVTGLTDALMDSIPIVVLTGQVPTFMIGSDAFQEADTVGITRPCTKHNWLVKETDDLPKVLHEAFHVATSGRPGPVLIDIPKDIQFASGNYTGPKQAKTSHYQPKLKGDAEAIAQLVDLIETAERPVFYTGGGVINSGPAASQLLRELVEATGFPITSTLMGLGAYPASGDKWLGMLGMHGLYEANMAMHGCDLMINVGARFDDRITGTLPHFSPKSQKVHIDIDPSSINKVVKADVPILGDVGHVLEDALRVWKARGRKVNTAGLQKWWAQIEQWRTVDCLSFKQEGKIIRPQYALSRLEALTKDHDRYITTEVGQHQMWAAQYLGFEAPNRWMTSGGLGTMGYGQPAAMGVQVAHPDSLVINVAGEASWLMNMQEMGTMVQYHLPVKQFILNNERLGMVRQWQELLHGERYSSSWSEALPDFVKLAEAFGAKGIMCSDPDDLDDAIMEMLNHDGPVIFDCLVAKHENCFPMIPSGKAHNEMLLGDAETQGVIDAKGSVLV, from the coding sequence ATGAGCAAACAGATGACCGGCGCACAGATGGTCGTGAAAGCCCTGAAGGATCAGGGCGTCGACACCGTGTTCGGCTATCCCGGCGGCGCCGTCCTGCCGATCTATGACGAGATCTTTCAGCAGAACGACATCCGCCACTTCCTCGTCCGCCACGAACAGGCCGCCGTACACGCCGCCGAGGGCTATGCCCGGTCGACCGGCAAGCCGGGCGTGGCGCTGGTCACCTCGGGGCCCGGTGCGACGAATGCCGTCACCGGCCTGACCGACGCGCTGATGGATTCGATCCCGATCGTGGTTCTGACCGGTCAGGTGCCGACCTTCATGATCGGCTCGGACGCGTTCCAGGAGGCGGATACCGTCGGCATCACCCGCCCTTGCACCAAGCACAACTGGCTGGTCAAGGAAACGGACGACCTGCCCAAGGTTCTGCACGAGGCGTTTCATGTCGCCACCTCCGGCCGCCCCGGCCCGGTGCTGATCGACATTCCCAAGGATATCCAGTTCGCCTCGGGCAACTATACCGGTCCCAAACAGGCCAAGACCTCGCACTACCAGCCCAAGCTGAAGGGCGACGCCGAGGCCATCGCGCAGCTGGTCGATCTGATCGAAACAGCCGAGCGGCCCGTGTTCTACACCGGCGGCGGTGTCATCAACTCCGGCCCGGCAGCCAGCCAGCTGCTGCGCGAACTGGTCGAGGCGACAGGCTTTCCGATCACCTCGACCCTGATGGGTCTGGGGGCCTATCCGGCGTCCGGCGACAAGTGGCTGGGCATGCTGGGGATGCACGGCCTCTATGAGGCGAACATGGCGATGCATGGCTGCGATCTGATGATCAACGTCGGGGCCCGTTTTGACGACCGCATCACCGGCACCCTGCCGCATTTCTCGCCCAAGTCGCAGAAGGTCCATATCGACATCGACCCCTCGTCCATCAACAAGGTGGTCAAGGCCGACGTGCCGATCCTGGGCGACGTGGGTCACGTTCTGGAGGACGCGCTGCGCGTCTGGAAAGCACGGGGCCGCAAGGTCAACACGGCTGGCCTGCAAAAGTGGTGGGCCCAGATCGAACAGTGGCGCACGGTCGATTGCCTGTCCTTCAAGCAGGAAGGCAAGATCATCCGCCCGCAATACGCTCTGTCCCGGCTGGAGGCGCTGACCAAGGATCACGACCGCTACATCACCACCGAGGTCGGTCAGCACCAGATGTGGGCCGCGCAATACCTGGGGTTCGAGGCTCCGAACCGCTGGATGACGTCCGGCGGCCTGGGCACCATGGGCTATGGCCAACCTGCGGCCATGGGCGTGCAGGTCGCGCACCCCGACAGCCTGGTCATCAACGTGGCGGGCGAGGCATCCTGGCTGATGAACATGCAGGAAATGGGCACGATGGTGCAATACCACCTGCCGGTGAAGCAGTTCATCCTGAACAACGAACGCCTCGGCATGGTGCGTCAGTGGCAGGAGTTGCTGCACGGGGAGCGCTATTCGTCGAGCTGGTCCGAGGCCCTGCCCGATTTCGTCAAACTGGCCGAGGCGTTCGGTGCCAAGGGCATCATGTGTTCCGATCCCGACGATCTGGACGACGCCATCATGGAGATGTTGAACCACGACGGCCCGGTGATCTTCGACTGCCTGGTCGCCAAGCATGAAAACTGCTTCCCCATGATCCCCTCGGGCAAGGCCCACAACGAAATGTTGCTGGGAGACGCGGAAACCCAAGGGGTCATCGACGCCAAGGGGTCGGTGCTGGTGTGA
- a CDS encoding sodium-dependent bicarbonate transport family permease has protein sequence MDIVFGIFATVLDQVQKPTLAFLIGGMLLAAMGSKLEVPDPVYKFVVMLLLLKVGLGAGISVREANLAELAVPAVLAAVVGVGIVLLGAGTLARWRGVSRVDGLATAGLFGAVSASTLAAGMAVLDDEGVAYEGFIGALYPFMDIAALVTAIVLAKVSVARRAAASGGGTLTLGGAPPRVEGLGGGLLSGILSDTFKSPAISALLIGLAIGIFAEPDSVYKSFYEPLFRGLLSILMLIMGMEAWSRLSELRKVAHAYLAYGLLAPLAHGALGFGAGLLAHHLTGFSEGGVVLLAVMAASSSDISGPPTMRGALPEANPSAYVGTSTGLGTPVAILSIPLWMALAGLAIG, from the coding sequence ATGGATATCGTCTTTGGCATTTTCGCCACCGTTCTGGACCAGGTCCAGAAACCGACACTCGCCTTTCTGATCGGGGGGATGCTGCTGGCTGCGATGGGCAGCAAGCTGGAGGTGCCCGATCCGGTCTACAAGTTCGTCGTCATGCTGCTCTTGCTCAAGGTTGGGCTGGGGGCCGGGATTTCCGTGCGCGAGGCGAATCTGGCGGAACTGGCCGTGCCGGCGGTGCTGGCGGCGGTCGTGGGCGTGGGCATCGTTCTGTTGGGTGCGGGCACGCTGGCGCGGTGGCGGGGCGTTTCGCGGGTCGACGGGTTGGCGACAGCGGGGTTGTTCGGAGCGGTTTCCGCCTCGACGCTGGCGGCTGGCATGGCGGTGCTGGACGACGAAGGCGTGGCCTATGAGGGGTTCATCGGCGCGCTTTACCCGTTCATGGATATCGCAGCGCTGGTCACGGCCATCGTTCTGGCCAAGGTCAGCGTGGCCCGGCGGGCGGCGGCCTCTGGCGGCGGCACCCTGACGCTGGGCGGCGCCCCCCCTCGGGTCGAGGGGCTGGGCGGCGGTCTGCTGTCCGGCATCCTGTCGGACACGTTCAAAAGCCCCGCCATCTCGGCCCTGCTGATCGGCCTGGCCATCGGCATCTTCGCCGAGCCCGACTCGGTCTACAAAAGCTTCTACGAGCCGCTGTTCCGGGGTCTGCTGTCGATCCTGATGCTGATCATGGGGATGGAGGCCTGGTCCCGGCTGTCCGAGTTGCGCAAGGTCGCCCATGCCTATCTGGCCTATGGTCTGCTGGCCCCGCTGGCGCACGGCGCGCTGGGCTTTGGCGCGGGCCTGCTGGCGCACCACCTGACCGGCTTTTCCGAAGGGGGCGTCGTGTTGCTGGCGGTGATGGCGGCCTCGTCCTCGGACATCTCGGGCCCTCCGACGATGCGCGGTGCCCTGCCCGAAGCGAACCCCTCGGCCTATGTCGGTACATCGACCGGCCTGGGCACCCCGGTTGCGATCCTGTCGATCCCGCTGTGGATGGCGCTGGCCGGTCTGGCGATCGGCTGA
- a CDS encoding LysR family transcriptional regulator, which yields MGPLNYHHLRYFHEVAREGHLGRAADRMNVSQSALSIQVKQLEERLGHPLFDRVGRRLVLTEAGRIALDHADRIFGAGEELLASLRGESTAQPLRVGALSTLSRNFQMQFLRPLLVDGACDIELKSGNMSVLLDALRALTLDVVLTTDVPQGAEADDLAAQRVAEQAVGLHGAPARLSHSSLRDTLASEPLILPTDGAIRAGLQALAQRLDVVPRVVADVDDMAMVRLLAREGVGLAVAPAVVLADEIASGRLASAPFDLPIRTRFYAVTIRRRFPHPALADLLAAQASG from the coding sequence ATGGGACCGCTGAATTATCATCACCTACGCTACTTCCACGAAGTCGCGCGCGAGGGGCACCTGGGCCGCGCAGCGGACCGTATGAACGTGTCCCAATCCGCCTTGTCCATTCAGGTCAAACAGTTGGAGGAACGGCTGGGCCATCCTCTCTTTGATCGCGTTGGCCGAAGACTGGTCCTGACGGAAGCGGGGCGCATCGCGCTGGACCATGCCGACCGGATCTTTGGCGCGGGCGAAGAGTTGCTGGCCTCCTTGCGCGGCGAATCGACGGCGCAGCCGCTGCGGGTCGGGGCGCTGTCGACCCTGTCGCGCAACTTCCAGATGCAGTTCCTTCGGCCTCTTCTGGTCGATGGGGCCTGCGACATCGAATTGAAGAGCGGGAACATGAGCGTTCTGCTGGACGCTCTCCGGGCGCTGACGCTGGACGTGGTGCTGACGACGGATGTCCCACAGGGGGCCGAGGCGGACGATCTGGCCGCGCAGCGCGTCGCCGAACAGGCGGTGGGCCTGCATGGGGCACCGGCCCGTCTGAGCCACAGCAGCCTGCGCGATACCCTGGCCAGTGAGCCGCTGATCTTGCCGACCGACGGCGCGATCCGGGCCGGGCTGCAGGCGCTGGCACAGCGGCTGGACGTGGTGCCCCGCGTGGTGGCCGATGTGGACGACATGGCCATGGTGCGCCTGTTGGCGCGCGAAGGCGTGGGCCTGGCCGTGGCCCCTGCGGTGGTTCTGGCCGATGAGATCGCGTCGGGTCGCCTCGCCTCCGCGCCCTTTGATCTGCCGATTCGCACCCGGTTCTATGCCGTCACGATCCGCCGCCGCTTCCCGCATCCGGCATTGGCGGACCTGCTGGCCGCACAGGCCAGCGGTTAA
- a CDS encoding LysE family translocator, with product MTFEIWATYAIAYTLLCLVPGPSVFMVLSQALSRGMPAALCCILGDMAGGLVVIAVAQLGLGFVLAQSALAFAMLKWAGVVYLVWLGLAQIRAARAPEPDELRAHAGDSMRAGFLTGVLNPKAILFYGAFLAQFIDPSAPVGPQLALLMATSTGIVGGVLGVYALAAARARRLLHSAAARRRMAYASGGFLIGGGALLATR from the coding sequence ATGACGTTCGAAATCTGGGCCACATATGCGATTGCCTACACTCTGCTTTGCCTCGTTCCAGGGCCAAGCGTCTTCATGGTGCTGAGTCAGGCCTTGTCACGGGGGATGCCCGCCGCCCTATGCTGCATCTTAGGTGACATGGCGGGCGGGCTGGTTGTTATTGCGGTAGCACAATTGGGTCTGGGGTTTGTTCTGGCGCAATCTGCGTTGGCCTTCGCGATGCTCAAATGGGCCGGTGTGGTCTATCTGGTCTGGCTCGGACTCGCCCAGATCCGAGCGGCGCGGGCACCCGAGCCTGACGAGCTGCGCGCGCACGCGGGGGACAGCATGCGCGCAGGGTTCCTGACTGGCGTGCTGAACCCCAAGGCAATCCTGTTCTATGGGGCGTTTTTGGCGCAGTTCATCGACCCGTCGGCTCCGGTCGGGCCGCAGCTGGCGCTGCTGATGGCGACCTCGACCGGGATCGTGGGGGGAGTGCTGGGCGTATACGCCCTGGCAGCGGCCCGTGCCCGGCGGCTCTTGCACAGCGCAGCGGCGCGCAGGCGCATGGCCTACGCCAGCGGCGGATTCCTCATTGGGGGCGGTGCCCTGCTCGCGACGCGTTAA
- a CDS encoding HpcH/HpaI aldolase/citrate lyase family protein encodes MNALQDALRSGRALRGLWQNLPGPEAAEIAANAGFDFLVIDGEHGPWDPTDIRHRLIAAPDAVVRVPVNEDWLLKQALDLGARTVLIPMVETAEAAAKAVRACRYPPDGVRGVGAMVARAGGWGRDTGYLDRANAEVSVWVQAESRAALENLEDICAVPGVDCVFLGPADLAWDMGLRPDAPEVMDALADAVTRIAAAGLAPGIFAADPEGWLAKGARAVSMGSDGSVLARGLAELL; translated from the coding sequence ATGAACGCATTGCAAGACGCCCTCCGCTCTGGCCGCGCGCTGCGCGGGTTGTGGCAGAACCTGCCGGGCCCCGAAGCCGCCGAAATCGCGGCAAACGCCGGGTTCGATTTCCTCGTGATCGACGGGGAACACGGGCCCTGGGATCCTACCGATATCCGTCACCGCCTGATCGCCGCGCCAGACGCCGTGGTCCGGGTGCCAGTCAATGAGGATTGGCTGTTGAAACAGGCGCTGGACCTGGGCGCACGCACGGTCCTGATCCCCATGGTCGAGACGGCGGAGGCTGCGGCCAAGGCCGTGCGCGCCTGTCGCTATCCGCCTGATGGCGTGCGGGGCGTGGGGGCCATGGTGGCGCGGGCCGGGGGCTGGGGCAGGGACACCGGTTACCTTGACCGGGCCAATGCCGAGGTTTCGGTCTGGGTTCAGGCCGAAAGCCGCGCCGCGCTTGAGAACCTCGAAGACATCTGTGCCGTGCCGGGGGTGGATTGCGTGTTCCTCGGGCCCGCCGATCTGGCGTGGGACATGGGCCTGCGTCCCGATGCTCCGGAGGTAATGGACGCCTTGGCGGATGCCGTGACGCGCATCGCGGCCGCGGGCCTGGCACCGGGTATCTTTGCCGCCGACCCCGAAGGCTGGTTGGCCAAGGGTGCACGCGCCGTGTCGATGGGATCAGACGGCAGCGTTCTGGCACGTGGCCTGGCGGAGTTGCTGTGA